One genomic window of Sphingomonas ginsengisoli An et al. 2013 includes the following:
- a CDS encoding VOC family protein, with translation MTDTANVMAIDHFGFAVSSLDDAVRFWTEALGFTLERQSEMGGDFLRQVTGVDDAGVKTAIVKAPGGCVVELLQYAKGLENGIVPSSSGAIGAAHLALTVTDIHAALARVEAAGWTAKGSPQPIPGGPRQGTLVAYVSGPDHITIEFMQPPAR, from the coding sequence ATGACAGACACCGCAAACGTCATGGCCATCGACCACTTCGGGTTCGCGGTATCGTCTCTCGACGACGCCGTTCGGTTTTGGACCGAAGCGCTCGGCTTCACGCTGGAGCGGCAGTCCGAGATGGGGGGCGACTTCCTGCGTCAGGTCACCGGCGTCGACGACGCAGGGGTGAAGACCGCGATCGTCAAGGCGCCCGGCGGCTGCGTGGTCGAACTGCTGCAATATGCCAAAGGGCTTGAGAACGGGATCGTGCCCAGCAGCTCGGGCGCCATCGGTGCCGCCCACCTGGCTCTCACCGTGACGGACATCCATGCCGCCCTCGCCCGCGTCGAGGCAGCGGGATGGACGGCCAAGGGAAGTCCGCAACCCATCCCTGGCGGCCCACGCCAGGGGACGCTGGTCGCCTACGTTTCCGGCCCTGACCATATCACGATCGAGTTCATGCAGCCGCCCGCCCGCTGA
- a CDS encoding carbohydrate porin encodes MSRRRPLRWRGCAAAALVLGCGLAAPALAADAPPPPPPPLAIAMRETFDVMSVPFGRSPGISLLNKLQLSGTLRGDQFGLEGWSAHAQLFRFDGQSLSRRLGDLQTADNIEAVPVTRLFEAYLARLWGKGDRTVAVRLGLIDLNSQFDSIDAASLMLNSSHGIAPDLSRSGLNGPSIYPVTAVGSTVTWVRSPRLTLRLGVFDGVAGSPALPHAFLAERLSPHDGVLVIAQVDDHLDKDRRIEGGAWGYTAATGGVADPAAHGRGAYLSYQGPTAWLPRLSWWLRGGVANGRAQAVEDYAGGGLVQQGTFAGRPKDRLGLALAHAVVGHDAAALGGTHRAETSVELTYQAVIGDRFVVQPDLDFVHHPAGLAHAPDSLAVGLRLVFVAAHPGSLKASDPGDPTVPPDAL; translated from the coding sequence GTGAGCCGGCGGCGGCCCCTCCGGTGGCGGGGGTGCGCCGCCGCCGCCCTCGTCCTTGGTTGCGGGCTGGCGGCTCCCGCGCTCGCCGCCGACGCGCCGCCACCCCCGCCACCGCCGCTCGCCATCGCCATGCGCGAGACCTTCGACGTGATGAGCGTGCCCTTCGGCCGAAGCCCGGGCATCAGCCTGCTCAACAAGCTGCAACTGTCCGGCACGCTGCGGGGTGACCAATTCGGGCTCGAAGGGTGGAGCGCGCACGCCCAGCTTTTCCGCTTCGACGGCCAGTCGCTCTCGCGCCGCCTCGGCGACCTCCAGACCGCCGACAACATCGAGGCGGTCCCGGTGACGCGGCTGTTCGAAGCCTATCTCGCCCGGCTGTGGGGCAAGGGCGACCGCACCGTCGCGGTCCGGCTCGGCCTCATCGATCTGAACAGCCAGTTCGATTCGATCGACGCCGCGAGCCTGATGCTCAACAGCTCGCACGGCATCGCTCCCGATCTCTCGCGCAGCGGGCTGAACGGCCCGTCCATCTACCCGGTGACCGCGGTCGGCTCGACCGTCACCTGGGTCCGCTCGCCCCGGCTGACGCTCCGGCTGGGGGTGTTCGACGGCGTCGCGGGCAGTCCCGCGCTCCCGCACGCCTTCCTTGCCGAGCGCTTGTCCCCGCACGACGGGGTGCTGGTGATCGCGCAGGTCGACGATCACCTCGACAAGGACCGGCGGATCGAAGGGGGCGCCTGGGGCTATACCGCGGCGACGGGCGGCGTGGCGGATCCCGCCGCGCACGGCCGCGGCGCCTATCTCTCCTACCAGGGGCCGACCGCGTGGCTGCCGCGACTGTCGTGGTGGCTGCGCGGCGGCGTCGCCAACGGCCGCGCCCAGGCGGTGGAGGATTATGCCGGCGGCGGCCTCGTCCAGCAGGGCACCTTCGCCGGCCGCCCCAAGGACCGCCTCGGCCTCGCGCTCGCCCACGCGGTCGTCGGGCACGACGCCGCGGCGCTTGGTGGCACGCACCGCGCGGAGACCAGCGTCGAATTGACCTACCAGGCGGTGATCGGCGACCGTTTCGTGGTCCAGCCCGACCTCGACTTCGTCCACCATCCGGCGGGCCTCGCCCACGCCCCCGACAGCCTCGCCGTCGGCCTCCGCCTCGTCTTCGTCGCCGCCCACCCCGGCTCCCTCAAGGCCAGCGACCCCGGCGACCCGACCGTCCCCCCGGATGCGCTATAG
- a CDS encoding sulfite exporter TauE/SafE family protein, with protein MSSALPLLLSFGAGLVGGAMNALAGGGTFATLPALIGLGLPANIANATSNLALLPGAATSAWSFRRELAPVGGIPVKWLAAITFAFGLVGSLLLVLTPTRTFDLLIPWLLLFAFLVMLLGKRAADWLQARVTIGRGTLLATQGLLGIYGGYFGGGVGLITTALYGLLAGIAPRELFAIRTLMLALANLAAAFIFVGFGMIAWTACVPMLVGAILGGWLGAILGKHLSASAIRAWTLLVTGATTLVFFARAYA; from the coding sequence GTGTCGTCGGCTCTTCCACTCCTGCTCAGCTTCGGCGCCGGCCTCGTCGGCGGAGCGATGAACGCGCTTGCGGGCGGGGGCACCTTCGCCACACTGCCCGCGCTGATCGGGCTTGGCCTCCCCGCCAACATCGCCAACGCCACCTCCAACCTCGCGCTTCTCCCCGGCGCGGCGACCAGCGCCTGGTCCTTCCGCCGCGAGCTCGCGCCGGTCGGCGGCATCCCCGTCAAATGGCTCGCGGCGATCACCTTCGCCTTCGGGCTGGTCGGCAGCCTCTTGCTGGTCCTCACCCCGACCCGCACCTTCGACCTCCTCATCCCCTGGCTCTTGCTGTTCGCCTTCCTCGTCATGCTGCTCGGCAAGCGCGCCGCCGACTGGCTTCAGGCGCGCGTCACCATCGGGCGCGGTACCTTGCTCGCGACCCAAGGGTTGCTCGGCATCTACGGCGGCTATTTCGGCGGCGGGGTCGGGCTCATCACCACGGCGCTCTACGGGCTCCTCGCCGGCATCGCCCCGCGCGAGTTGTTCGCCATCCGCACGCTGATGCTCGCGCTCGCCAACCTCGCCGCGGCCTTCATCTTCGTCGGCTTTGGGATGATCGCCTGGACGGCCTGCGTGCCGATGCTGGTCGGGGCGATCCTCGGCGGATGGCTCGGCGCCATCCTCGGCAAGCACCTCTCGGCCAGCGCGATCCGCGCCTGGACCCTCCTCGTCACCGGCGCCACGACGCTCGTCTTCTTCGCCCGCGCCTACGCCTAG
- a CDS encoding Crp/Fnr family transcriptional regulator, with amino-acid sequence MAGSLLACDSCPVRDRAACAALDSAERDDLARLGRHRRLAAGETLFAAGEASDACATLVRGALKISALDAGGTERILSLVHPAGFVGELFTPLARFDVVALAPSEVCLFSRAEYERAVERYPALARALLRRSSEDLFAARSLTAMVGRHTARERVGTFLLAMADAASESPCHPAARFELPLSRAELAGLLGLTIETVSRVVGALEADGAIRRHGRRGIELLDPARLGPAA; translated from the coding sequence ATGGCCGGCTCTCTCCTCGCCTGCGACAGCTGCCCCGTGCGCGACCGCGCGGCGTGTGCGGCGCTCGATTCCGCCGAGCGCGACGACCTGGCGCGGCTGGGTCGGCATCGGCGGCTGGCGGCGGGGGAGACGCTGTTCGCGGCGGGGGAGGCGAGCGACGCCTGCGCGACGCTGGTGCGCGGGGCGCTCAAGATCAGCGCGCTCGACGCCGGGGGGACCGAGCGGATTTTGAGCCTGGTCCATCCGGCGGGGTTCGTCGGCGAGCTGTTCACCCCGCTGGCGCGGTTCGACGTGGTCGCGCTGGCGCCAAGCGAGGTGTGCCTGTTCTCGCGCGCCGAATATGAGCGCGCGGTGGAGCGTTACCCGGCGCTGGCGCGGGCATTGCTGCGGCGATCGAGCGAGGATCTGTTCGCCGCGCGCTCGCTGACCGCGATGGTCGGGCGGCACACCGCGCGCGAACGGGTCGGCACGTTCCTGCTGGCGATGGCCGATGCGGCGAGCGAGTCGCCCTGTCATCCGGCGGCGCGGTTCGAGCTGCCGCTGTCGCGCGCCGAGCTGGCCGGGCTGCTCGGGCTGACGATCGAGACGGTCAGCCGGGTGGTCGGCGCGCTCGAGGCCGACGGCGCGATCCGCCGCCACGGCCGGCGCGGGATCGAACTCCTCGACCCCGCGCGGCTCGGCCCCGCCGCCTGA
- a CDS encoding PEPxxWA-CTERM sorting domain-containing protein: MPASATDLLPGATGQPTQAFPAGTAGTLLASSSTAGTALTFSATFNQAVYQNTSGTLDFYYQVIRTGAGSAASQEIRSFTVSDFTNFLVSAFVNGADTDGAGPFVAVNNPALADGTPSGSTTTFGRSPSGGVLTTEFGANGLTGTENSTTYIFRTNATAFNQLGFYGVIDGSTLSGRAFAPTAAVPEPGTWALMLIGFGGMGVAMRRRRKAALQIA; the protein is encoded by the coding sequence GTGCCTGCATCGGCCACGGACCTGCTGCCCGGAGCGACCGGCCAGCCGACCCAGGCTTTCCCGGCCGGAACGGCGGGCACGCTGTTGGCGAGTTCGAGCACAGCGGGCACGGCGCTGACCTTCTCGGCAACCTTCAACCAGGCGGTCTATCAGAACACGTCCGGCACGCTCGATTTCTACTATCAGGTCATCCGCACCGGCGCGGGGAGCGCCGCCAGCCAGGAGATCCGGAGCTTCACGGTCAGCGATTTCACCAACTTCCTGGTGAGCGCCTTCGTGAACGGTGCCGACACGGATGGCGCCGGTCCGTTCGTTGCGGTCAACAATCCCGCCTTGGCCGATGGGACGCCAAGTGGGTCGACCACCACCTTCGGCCGGTCGCCGAGCGGCGGCGTGCTCACCACGGAATTCGGCGCCAACGGCCTGACCGGGACCGAGAACAGCACCACTTACATCTTCCGGACCAACGCCACCGCCTTCAACCAGCTCGGCTTCTACGGCGTGATCGACGGATCGACGTTGTCGGGCCGCGCCTTCGCGCCGACCGCGGCGGTGCCCGAGCCCGGCACCTGGGCGCTGATGCTGATCGGCTTCGGCGGCATGGGCGTCGCCATGCGCCGGCGGCGGAAGGCGGCCTTGCAGATCGCCTGA
- the polA gene encoding DNA polymerase I, with the protein MSDTQPHLYLVDGSSYIFRAYHRLPPLTNKHGQPAGAVYGYTAMLWKLADGLNKADGPTHMAVILDKGSSSFRNEMYDQYKAHRPPPPEDLVPQFPLIRTATRAFSIPCIEEAGLEADDIIACYVTAAREAGWKVTIVSSDKDLMQLIEDGSVDMLDTMNDRRIDTAYVVEKFGVGPELVGDVLALMGDSVDNVPGVPGVGPKTATQLIQEHGNLEAVLAAADGIKKPKLRENLLAHADMARLSRELVRLKCDANLPEPLEALALTGIPKEPLREFLEDQGFKTLLNRMVGGAGAPVATGSSGAARPTLGSTPDRASGPAPAEAITIDRSKYETVTTLDALDRWIAEATRQGFVAVDTETDCIDCIVARLAGVSLATAPNKACYIPVGHSGLDMFAEAPQQLPLNQVLDRLKPLLEDPAVLKIGHNFKYDWVMFAKHGIEAGPVDDTMLMSFDLDAGRQGHGMDELAKLHFEHECLSFKAVCGTGKNQITFDKVPLDRATEYAAEDADITLRLWQRLKPRIAAENVARVYESVDKPLVRVVGCMEREGVKVDRDYLAELSKTFATEIASLEERVYEAACGPFQIGSTQQLGQVLYERLGLKGGRKGKSGAYSTDVNELERLAGEGVACASLVLEWRQLTKLKTTYTDALQAQINPETGRVHTSFSLAAAQTGRLSSTDPNLQNIPIRTEIGRKIRDAFVAEPGHVLMSADYSQIELRLAAHIADVPQLKEAFLDKADIHSMTAEELFGASDRDARNKAKTINFAILYGISSWGLAGRLGISRDEGKVIIDRYFERFPGIQNYIGDTLSFVREHGFTRTLFGRKTHFPNIRSSQMNHRQGAERAAINAPIQGTSADIIKRAMARMTPALRDAGLPRVRMLLQVHDELVFEVPEGEEEAAAAVVRRVMAEAAEPMVALTVPLDVEVGWGAHWGAAH; encoded by the coding sequence ATGTCCGACACGCAGCCCCACCTCTACCTCGTCGACGGGTCGAGCTACATCTTCCGCGCCTATCACCGGCTCCCCCCGCTGACCAACAAGCATGGCCAGCCGGCGGGCGCGGTCTATGGCTATACGGCGATGCTGTGGAAGCTCGCCGACGGGCTGAACAAGGCCGACGGGCCGACCCACATGGCGGTGATCCTCGACAAGGGCTCGTCCTCGTTCCGCAACGAGATGTACGACCAGTATAAGGCGCACCGGCCGCCACCGCCCGAGGACCTGGTCCCGCAATTCCCGCTGATCCGCACCGCGACGCGCGCCTTTTCGATTCCGTGCATCGAGGAAGCGGGGCTGGAGGCCGACGACATCATCGCCTGCTACGTCACCGCCGCGCGCGAGGCGGGGTGGAAGGTGACCATCGTCAGCTCCGACAAGGATTTGATGCAGCTGATCGAGGACGGCTCGGTCGACATGCTCGACACGATGAACGACCGGAGGATCGACACCGCTTACGTGGTCGAGAAGTTCGGGGTCGGGCCCGAGCTGGTCGGCGACGTGCTGGCGCTGATGGGCGACAGCGTCGACAATGTGCCGGGCGTGCCGGGGGTGGGTCCGAAGACCGCGACCCAGCTGATCCAGGAGCATGGCAACCTCGAGGCGGTGCTGGCCGCCGCCGACGGGATCAAGAAGCCCAAGCTGCGCGAGAATCTGCTCGCCCACGCCGACATGGCGCGCTTGAGCCGCGAGCTGGTGCGGCTGAAGTGCGACGCCAATCTGCCCGAGCCGCTCGAGGCGCTGGCGCTGACCGGCATCCCCAAGGAGCCGCTGCGCGAATTCCTCGAGGACCAGGGGTTCAAGACGCTGCTGAACCGGATGGTCGGCGGGGCGGGTGCGCCGGTGGCGACGGGAAGCAGCGGAGCGGCGCGGCCGACGCTGGGCTCGACGCCCGACCGCGCGAGCGGGCCGGCGCCGGCCGAGGCGATCACCATCGACCGCTCGAAGTATGAGACGGTGACGACGCTCGACGCGCTCGATCGCTGGATCGCCGAGGCGACGCGGCAGGGCTTTGTCGCGGTCGATACCGAGACCGATTGCATCGACTGCATCGTCGCGCGGCTGGCGGGGGTGAGCCTGGCGACCGCGCCCAACAAGGCCTGTTATATCCCGGTCGGGCACAGCGGGCTCGACATGTTCGCCGAGGCGCCGCAGCAGCTGCCGCTGAACCAGGTGCTCGACCGCTTGAAGCCGCTGCTCGAAGACCCAGCGGTGCTCAAGATCGGGCATAATTTCAAATATGACTGGGTGATGTTCGCCAAGCACGGGATCGAGGCCGGACCGGTCGACGATACGATGCTGATGAGCTTCGACCTCGACGCCGGGCGGCAGGGCCACGGCATGGACGAGCTCGCCAAGCTGCACTTCGAGCATGAATGCCTGAGCTTCAAGGCGGTGTGCGGGACGGGCAAGAACCAGATCACCTTCGACAAGGTGCCGCTCGACCGCGCGACCGAATATGCCGCCGAGGACGCCGACATCACGCTCAGGCTGTGGCAGCGGTTGAAGCCGCGGATCGCCGCCGAGAATGTCGCGCGGGTCTATGAGAGCGTCGACAAGCCGCTGGTGCGGGTGGTCGGCTGCATGGAGCGCGAAGGGGTCAAGGTCGACCGCGACTATCTGGCCGAGCTGAGCAAGACCTTCGCGACCGAGATCGCGAGCCTGGAAGAGCGGGTCTATGAGGCGGCGTGCGGGCCGTTCCAGATCGGCTCGACCCAGCAATTGGGGCAGGTGCTCTACGAGCGGCTGGGGCTGAAAGGCGGACGCAAGGGCAAGAGCGGAGCCTATTCGACCGACGTCAACGAGCTCGAGCGGCTGGCGGGCGAAGGGGTGGCGTGCGCGAGCCTGGTGCTCGAGTGGCGGCAGCTGACCAAGCTCAAGACCACCTACACCGACGCGCTGCAGGCGCAGATCAATCCCGAGACGGGGCGGGTGCACACCAGTTTCAGCCTGGCGGCGGCGCAGACCGGGCGACTGTCGTCGACCGATCCGAACCTCCAGAACATCCCGATCCGCACCGAGATCGGGCGCAAGATCCGCGACGCCTTCGTCGCCGAGCCCGGCCATGTGCTGATGAGCGCCGACTACAGCCAGATCGAGCTGCGGCTGGCGGCGCACATCGCCGACGTGCCGCAATTGAAGGAAGCCTTCCTCGACAAGGCGGACATCCACTCGATGACCGCCGAGGAATTGTTCGGGGCGAGCGACCGCGACGCGCGCAACAAGGCCAAGACGATCAACTTTGCGATCCTCTACGGCATTTCGTCATGGGGGTTGGCGGGACGGCTCGGCATTTCGCGCGACGAGGGCAAGGTCATCATCGACCGCTATTTCGAGCGCTTCCCGGGCATCCAGAATTATATCGGCGACACGCTGAGCTTCGTGCGCGAGCATGGCTTCACCCGCACCCTGTTCGGGCGCAAGACGCACTTCCCCAACATCCGCTCGAGCCAGATGAACCACCGCCAGGGGGCCGAGCGGGCGGCGATCAACGCACCGATCCAGGGGACCAGCGCCGATATCATTAAGCGGGCGATGGCGCGGATGACGCCGGCGCTGCGCGACGCCGGGCTGCCACGCGTGCGGATGCTGCTGCAGGTGCACGACGAACTGGTGTTCGAGGTGCCCGAGGGCGAGGAAGAAGCCGCTGCGGCGGTGGTCCGGCGGGTGATGGCCGAGGCGGCCGAGCCGATGGTGGCGCTGACCGTCCCGCTCGACGTCGAGGTGGGCTGGGGCGCGCACTGGGGCGCGGCGCATTGA
- a CDS encoding lipopolysaccharide biosynthesis protein: protein MSATQAGPGEATPDSEAPSADLAALARGGRINFFGFVLRLAARLPFLFIAGRMYGAEALGRFAYAVLVVEFAAQLATLGLKRGLAQQLSETDRDHGCVAWDALLVAAVGSAICMGVLFAFPRAMYPNSEIHGLEWLLPLAVLAMAWSDIMLAALAYREDVGATVRARAVVEPWIISGAALAFAFIDKRDGLIIAYALSMLGAVTASVIPFVRSYGIPHGWRPDPATGWRMARRYLPVAAADTVEWASRRIDLAILGLFATPYLVGIYYVAQNVASLPSKLKTSFDPILSPVIATNVAKGDFLAVAKQVRQVGFWVIAAQAAVGLALCIPGKAVMGLVGPNFVAGTAALAFLLAAEVVAATATTSEAALIYIARKRNMLLSLIMLGLQAVLTVVLIVAMRRLGWPPQWQATSPAIALALALVFAAVSKAWLAGRLLGAPVSGWRWPLVWAAAAATLVGEVAIRLPEWAELAFGIPAILATFGAIIWLRGFGPEDRELFRMRKADIEELREAEVPAAGTTANPVR from the coding sequence TTGAGCGCGACGCAGGCGGGACCGGGCGAGGCCACCCCCGATAGCGAGGCACCGAGCGCCGATCTCGCGGCACTGGCGCGGGGCGGGCGGATCAACTTCTTCGGCTTCGTGCTGCGGCTGGCGGCGCGGCTGCCTTTCCTGTTCATCGCCGGGCGGATGTACGGCGCCGAGGCGCTCGGCCGCTTCGCTTATGCGGTGCTGGTGGTCGAATTCGCCGCGCAGCTCGCGACGCTGGGGCTGAAGCGCGGGCTCGCCCAGCAGTTGAGCGAAACCGACCGCGACCATGGCTGCGTCGCGTGGGACGCGCTGCTGGTGGCGGCGGTCGGCTCGGCGATCTGCATGGGCGTGCTGTTCGCCTTTCCGCGGGCGATGTATCCCAACAGCGAGATCCACGGGCTCGAATGGCTGTTGCCGCTAGCGGTGCTGGCGATGGCCTGGTCGGACATCATGCTCGCCGCCCTCGCCTATCGCGAGGATGTCGGCGCGACGGTGCGCGCGCGGGCGGTGGTCGAGCCGTGGATCATCAGCGGGGCGGCGCTGGCCTTCGCCTTTATCGACAAGCGCGACGGGCTGATCATCGCTTATGCGCTGTCGATGCTAGGCGCGGTCACCGCGTCGGTGATTCCGTTCGTCCGCAGCTACGGCATTCCCCACGGCTGGCGACCCGACCCGGCGACCGGCTGGCGGATGGCGCGGCGCTATCTGCCGGTGGCGGCGGCCGACACGGTCGAATGGGCGAGCCGGCGGATCGACCTCGCCATCCTCGGCCTGTTCGCGACGCCGTACCTAGTCGGTATCTATTATGTCGCGCAGAACGTCGCCTCGCTGCCGAGCAAATTGAAGACGAGCTTCGACCCGATCCTCAGCCCGGTCATTGCCACCAACGTCGCCAAGGGCGATTTTCTGGCGGTCGCCAAGCAGGTGCGGCAGGTCGGCTTCTGGGTGATCGCCGCGCAGGCCGCGGTGGGGCTGGCGCTGTGCATCCCCGGCAAGGCGGTGATGGGGCTGGTCGGGCCCAACTTCGTCGCCGGCACCGCGGCGCTCGCCTTCCTGCTCGCCGCCGAAGTGGTCGCGGCGACCGCCACCACCAGCGAGGCGGCGCTGATCTACATCGCCCGCAAGCGCAACATGCTGCTGTCCTTGATCATGCTCGGCTTGCAGGCGGTGCTGACGGTGGTGCTGATCGTCGCCATGCGGCGGCTCGGCTGGCCGCCGCAGTGGCAGGCGACCTCACCCGCGATCGCGCTGGCGCTGGCGCTGGTGTTCGCGGCGGTGAGCAAGGCGTGGCTCGCCGGCCGACTGCTCGGCGCCCCGGTCAGCGGCTGGCGCTGGCCGCTGGTGTGGGCGGCGGCGGCGGCGACGTTGGTCGGCGAAGTCGCGATCCGGCTGCCCGAATGGGCCGAGCTGGCGTTCGGCATTCCGGCGATCCTGGCGACCTTCGGCGCGATCATCTGGCTGCGCGGCTTCGGCCCCGAAGACCGCGAGCTGTTCCGGATGCGCAAGGCCGACATCGAGGAATTGCGCGAGGCAGAGGTGCCGGCGGCGGGGACGACGGCGAACCCGGTTCGGTAG
- the purH gene encoding bifunctional phosphoribosylaminoimidazolecarboxamide formyltransferase/IMP cyclohydrolase, with the protein MTDLVPVRRALLSLSDKSGLDALAAALVRYGVELVSTGGTATKLRELGHPVRDVAELTGFPEMMDGRVKTLHPKVHGGLLAVRDNPAHQAAAAEHDIAPIDLVVVNLYPFEQTVARGAARDEVIENIDIGGPSMVRSAAKNHAHVAILTDPADYEALTAELDANHGQTSLALRRRLAGKAYALTASYDSAIASWFAFADQGERFPATLPLALTKASELRYGENPHQSAALYLPQSRGVLGVAGARQVQGKELSYNNLNDADAALELVAEFRDGAPACVIVKHANPCGVAQGDSLLAAYTAALQCDDVSAFGGIVAVNRSLDAATARAITAIFTEVVIAPDADEEAIALFAAKKNLRLLLTGALPDPARPGLQLRSIAGGMLVQARDNGVILPHDLKVVTKREPTEREIADCRFAWTVAKHVKSNAIVYAKDGATAGIGAGQMNRRDSARIAAVKAREAAETHGWAEPRTVGSAVASDAFFPFADGLLAAAEAGATAVIQPGGSMRDDEVIHAADEAGLAMIFTGMRHFRH; encoded by the coding sequence ATGACCGACCTCGTGCCCGTCCGCCGGGCGCTGCTTTCGCTTTCCGACAAGTCCGGCCTCGACGCGCTGGCGGCGGCGCTGGTCCGCTACGGGGTCGAGCTGGTCTCGACCGGCGGCACCGCGACGAAACTGCGTGAGCTCGGCCATCCGGTCCGCGACGTCGCCGAGCTCACCGGCTTTCCCGAGATGATGGACGGGCGCGTGAAGACGCTCCACCCCAAGGTCCACGGCGGCCTTCTCGCCGTCCGCGACAACCCCGCCCACCAGGCCGCTGCCGCCGAGCACGACATCGCCCCGATCGACCTCGTCGTGGTCAATCTCTACCCCTTCGAGCAGACCGTCGCCCGCGGCGCGGCGCGTGACGAGGTGATCGAGAATATCGACATCGGCGGCCCCTCGATGGTCCGCTCGGCCGCCAAGAACCACGCCCATGTCGCGATCCTCACCGACCCCGCCGACTATGAAGCGCTGACCGCCGAGCTCGACGCCAACCACGGCCAGACCTCGCTCGCGCTGCGCCGCCGCCTCGCCGGCAAGGCCTATGCGCTGACCGCTTCCTACGACAGCGCGATCGCCAGCTGGTTCGCCTTCGCCGACCAGGGCGAGCGCTTCCCCGCCACCCTGCCGCTCGCGCTCACCAAGGCGAGCGAGCTGCGCTACGGCGAAAACCCGCACCAGTCGGCCGCGCTCTATCTGCCGCAGAGCCGCGGCGTCCTGGGCGTCGCCGGCGCCCGCCAGGTGCAAGGCAAGGAACTCAGCTACAACAACTTGAACGACGCCGACGCCGCGCTCGAGCTGGTCGCCGAGTTCCGCGACGGCGCGCCCGCCTGCGTCATCGTCAAGCACGCCAATCCGTGCGGAGTCGCCCAAGGCGACTCGCTGCTCGCCGCCTACACCGCCGCGCTGCAGTGCGATGACGTCTCGGCGTTCGGCGGCATCGTCGCCGTCAACCGCTCGCTCGACGCCGCGACGGCGCGCGCCATCACCGCCATCTTCACCGAGGTGGTCATCGCCCCCGACGCCGACGAGGAAGCGATCGCGTTGTTCGCCGCCAAGAAGAACCTCCGCCTGCTGCTGACCGGCGCGCTGCCCGACCCGGCGCGCCCCGGCCTCCAGCTCAGGAGCATCGCCGGCGGGATGCTGGTGCAGGCGCGCGACAATGGCGTCATCTTGCCTCACGACCTCAAGGTGGTGACCAAGCGCGAACCGACCGAGCGGGAAATCGCCGACTGCCGCTTCGCCTGGACCGTCGCCAAGCACGTCAAGTCGAACGCCATCGTCTACGCCAAGGATGGCGCCACCGCGGGCATCGGCGCTGGCCAGATGAACCGCCGCGACTCCGCGCGTATCGCCGCGGTCAAGGCGCGCGAAGCCGCCGAAACCCACGGCTGGGCCGAGCCCCGCACCGTCGGCTCGGCGGTCGCCAGCGACGCCTTCTTTCCCTTCGCCGACGGCCTGCTCGCCGCCGCCGAAGCCGGCGCCACCGCGGTGATCCAGCCCGGCGGCTCGATGCGCGACGACGAAGTCATCCACGCCGCCGACGAGGCCGGGCTGGCGATGATCTTCACGGGCATGAGGCACTTTCGCCACTAA